The following DNA comes from Candidatus Tanganyikabacteria bacterium.
CGAGATCGCGGCGGTGAACCAGGGTTGCTCGAACGCCAGGCGCCGCGCCCGCTCGAGCAGTTCGGGCGGGGGCGCCCGGCCCGCCGCCAGGTCGTCGAGGGCCTGCTTGAGCGGCGTCAGGCGCCTGCCCTGGAAAGCTCGCATGAACGCGGTGATGAACGGAACGATCACGGCCACGAAGCCGACGGCCCACAGCGAGACATCGAGCGGCCACGTGCCGTCCGCCGCCAGGAACCCGAACAGCAGGGCCACCGGGACCACCGCGTTGCAGGCGATCCCGGCGTTGCGCAGCCGGGGACTGAGCTCCTGACTGGTAAGGGCCATGGGAATAGAAAACCACCAAGCCGCCGGCGCCGCCAGAGGGGCCAAGAGCGAGGCGCACAAGGCGCGGGGGCGCCGCGGTGTACGAGAACGTACATAAGGCGCCCCCGCGCCGCAGGGCAACGAAGCTGCCAAGGAAAGAAAACCACCAAGCCGCCGGCGCCGCCAGGGGGGCCAAGAGCGAGGCGCACAAGGCGCGGGGGCGCCGCGGTGCACGAGAACGTACATAAGGCGCCCCCGCGCCGCAGGGCAACGAAGCTATTGGCCCCCCTGGCGGGGCCCTGAAAAAAAAAACCGGCTCGGGAGGGCGAGCCGGTTCTAGGGGGGAGGTGAAGGCCGCACGGGCCTTGGCGTTAAGCTATCAAGTCTCCCTCGGGGTCGGGCCGGCCACCACCACGGTGCCTCCATGCCGGCACGCACGCCAATGCCACGGGGCGCTCGAAGGCTGCATCCTGCCCGTTCGCGCCGTTCCCGCCCCGGCCCATGAGTTCGGCCCGCGGCGAATCCGCGCGTAGCAGCAAGAACGGCCTGAAGCCGTTGTCCATCGTTCGACTCCTCCGTGGGTCGCCAGCAGCCCGGTCCCTGGGCTGGTTGCCGTCAGCGTTGCGATTTCTCGGTTGCTGTCAGGTCTTACATGCTTTCATTCGGCGCTCTATCGGGCTAACTTTAGGCCAGACTGCCTAATGCGCCCGGTCCGGCTTGTCCAGCAGCACCGCGCCGCTCAGCTTCCTCGTGTGGCGGGCGGCCGGCCCTTTCACCAGGCGGGTCCCGCCCTCGCCGATCTTGAGGCAGATCAGGGTCGCGTCGTCGGTGAGCGCACCGCCTACCCAGTCGGAGCAACTGCGGAGCATCTGGTCAATGAGGCCCTCGGCCGAAAGGGCCGTGTGATCGCCTACCAGGCGGAACACGCGATCCCAGCCCAGCTTGCGGCCGCCGGGCCGCACCGAGTTGATCCCGTCGCTCATGAGCACCAGCACGTCGCCCGAGGTCAGCGGGAACTTCTCCTCGCGGAAGCGCACGTTGGCGCGGGCGCCCAGGGGCAGGCCCTTGAGTTCCAGGGGCCGGCCGTTGAGGACCGGCGGGGGCATGCCGGCGTTGGCGATCGTCAGGGTCTTGTCGCGGCAGTCGTAGATGCCGTAGCAGGCCGAGACGAAGGTCTTGCCGCTCGCCCGGTAACGGCAGATGAGGTTGTTGATCTGCTCGAGCACCTGCCGCGGCGACGAGGCGCCAGGCACCAGGCTCCGGAAGAACGACAGCGTCATCGCCATGTGCAGGGCCGCCGAGATGCCGCGGCCGGTGGCGTCGCCGACGAGCAGGCCGACGCGGCCGCCCTCGACCTCCAGCAGGTCGAAGAAGTCGCCGCCGTTTTCCCGGGCGGGCCGGCTCCGGGCGGACACCTGCACGCCCTTGAGCGCCGGGGCGGGACGCGAGAGGAAGCCCGCCTGCACCTCGCGACCGATCTCGAGGTCGCGGGCCAGGCCCTCGATCGCCGCGAACTCGCCGAAGATCTCGACCGAGCGCAGGGACTGCGCCAGGTCGCGGCACAGCGCCTGCAGCAAGCGGTGGTCGCGCCCCGCGAGGCCCCAGCCCCCCGGGAGCGATCCGATGGAGATGGCGCCCAGGACGTCCTTGTTGGATTCGAGCACGACCCAGCCGCGTTGCCCGCTGGCGGCCACTCCGGGGAGTTCGCTGGGCGAGAGCAGGCGCGTGCCGGGCTGGCTCCGGGGCCGGACTTCCGCGAGGGCGACTCCCTGCTCCCGCAGGGCCTCCGGGATGTCGCCGGCGACGCCGATCAGCCGATCGCCTTTGCGGATGTACACCGCCACCTCCGGAAGCTTGAGCGCCTCGCGGGCGACCTGGCAGAACGCCTCGCCGATCGCCCCGGCCGAATCGGCCGACTGCGTGACGGCTGCCAGTTGCGTGAGCGCCAGGCTCTCGGAACCGTGGCTGCGGCCCGCCACGAGCCTCAAGACGCCGCGCAGCGTCGGCGCGGCGATCGCCGCGCATAGCGCCGTCGCCAGGGCCGGGGCGAGTGGCATGGCGCTCTCGACCGCCAGCACCGCCCGGCTGCCGGCGTAGATCAGGGCCACCAGGATGGCGGCCAGGCCGATGGCCAGGCCGTAGCGCCAGCCGAAGCGCAGCCGCGGCGGGGTCTGGGAGAAGAACGGCCTGGTTCCCATCACCGCACCATCAACAGGAGGTAGGTCATGTCGTCGCTCTGCTCGGCCTCGCCCACGTGCCAGCGCAGCAGTTCGCGCAGTCGCCAGGGCTCCTCGGCGTCGCGCAGGCGTTCGTCTCGGGCGTAGGTCAGCAGGCGCTCCTGGCCGAAGGCCTTGCCTGCGTCGTTCTCGGCGCCCGGGACGCCGTCGGTGTACCAGAGGACCGCATCGCCCTTCTTGAGGGTCAGGCGATTCTCGGCGAAGGCGGCATCCCGGCCGACGCCTAGTGGAACGCCGTCGATGGCCACGGGGTAGCCATTGAGGAGCGGATGCGCCTGGCCGGCGTTGGAGACCGCCAGGGACCGGTCACGGCGATCGTACACGGCGTACGAGACCGTGACGCTGGCGCGCAGGCTGGGGCGGTAGAGGCAGATCAGGTTGTTGACGATGCGTAGCGCCTCGGCGGGCGACGGCGTCCCCGGAGCCGCCGACCGGAAGAAGGACAGCGTGACCTCGGCCAGCAGGGCCGACGCGATGCCGCGGCCGGTGGCCTCGCCCACCAGGATGCC
Coding sequences within:
- a CDS encoding serine/threonine-protein phosphatase, with the translated sequence MGTRPFFSQTPPRLRFGWRYGLAIGLAAILVALIYAGSRAVLAVESAMPLAPALATALCAAIAAPTLRGVLRLVAGRSHGSESLALTQLAAVTQSADSAGAIGEAFCQVAREALKLPEVAVYIRKGDRLIGVAGDIPEALREQGVALAEVRPRSQPGTRLLSPSELPGVAASGQRGWVVLESNKDVLGAISIGSLPGGWGLAGRDHRLLQALCRDLAQSLRSVEIFGEFAAIEGLARDLEIGREVQAGFLSRPAPALKGVQVSARSRPARENGGDFFDLLEVEGGRVGLLVGDATGRGISAALHMAMTLSFFRSLVPGASSPRQVLEQINNLICRYRASGKTFVSACYGIYDCRDKTLTIANAGMPPPVLNGRPLELKGLPLGARANVRFREEKFPLTSGDVLVLMSDGINSVRPGGRKLGWDRVFRLVGDHTALSAEGLIDQMLRSCSDWVGGALTDDATLICLKIGEGGTRLVKGPAARHTRKLSGAVLLDKPDRAH